From uncultured Roseateles sp., the proteins below share one genomic window:
- a CDS encoding zinc-dependent metalloprotease: MSATSAVSLNPLNLSLLAAAVALLNGCATPAPTEGDAAKAAAASASAPAAAGSFTPMAKGVSPPAAAASAVAPGAARPPVDPTAPKPFAEVIKDAKVQQGLFPIWRKDEKVWIEIPKAQLNKPFLFTVNIANSIGERGLYASQMGVDHMAEFRKIGNQLQLVALNTKFRAVADQGSKRAVDQAFSPSLLGAGPVASAEHPERKSVLIDAAFLLSDIPGYSTRLEMAYRLPYGLDRSNSFIETARADERLSTLTARVHFATPRIPAPPLVPSPSPVPMPTPPEAAPDPRSLFVSYVYNFAQLPETVMATRQTDPRLGHFAESFTDLGGDLKANPRVHYVQRWRLEKKDPAAALSEPVTPITYWLDKNIPVRYRAAVEAGILEWNKAFEKIGFKNAVVAKQQPDDADWDNMDAGHASIRWFVGADVGFAIGPSHTDPRSGEILDADIGMSDVFARGSRRLIVEDVGMSSEQRLAQMTAGWRDGKGAHAAFCSYAEESAAEMGFVLDVLEARGDIAPDGPEAEAFVQSVIKDTIMHEVGHTLGLKHNFKASTTITEKQLQDKAFTEANGIASSVMDYTGYNLALKGESQGSYRNTVLGAYDYWAIEYAYKPLDPAVEAAELGKIASRSTEPMLAYADDADAGGFGPYDGMDPLANRFDLGADPLAFYKKRLKLSQELWERVQNRKPEVGDDPLRQRRALMGGFNQLFRAAELVGKYVGGMSALRDLPGSTGRASFKPVDPAKQREALQFLASGLFSVDSFHFRPEFLSGLTVDYNEWDRGGPLDVPAAVARIQIVAMDRLLSPNTARRLLDLPGYVAPNQRKGLISLSEVYATLQSTVWAELKSGAEIDRIRRNLQREHLKRLQAVLTRAPASLPPDALSLARLHAVELQTQLRAAVGKGGLSIESRAHLADSLGQLTEALRATMQRS; this comes from the coding sequence ATGAGCGCCACATCCGCTGTATCCCTGAATCCCCTGAATCTCTCCCTGCTGGCCGCGGCCGTGGCCTTGCTGAACGGCTGCGCCACGCCGGCGCCCACCGAGGGCGATGCGGCAAAGGCCGCCGCCGCCTCGGCATCGGCGCCTGCGGCGGCGGGCAGCTTCACGCCCATGGCCAAGGGTGTCAGCCCGCCCGCAGCTGCCGCCTCCGCTGTGGCACCGGGCGCCGCCCGTCCCCCGGTCGACCCGACCGCGCCCAAGCCCTTTGCCGAGGTCATCAAGGACGCTAAGGTGCAGCAGGGCCTGTTCCCGATCTGGCGCAAGGACGAGAAGGTCTGGATCGAGATCCCCAAGGCTCAGCTGAACAAGCCCTTCCTGTTCACCGTCAACATCGCCAATTCGATCGGCGAGCGCGGCCTCTATGCCAGCCAGATGGGCGTCGACCATATGGCCGAGTTCCGCAAGATCGGCAACCAGCTGCAATTGGTGGCGCTGAACACCAAGTTCCGGGCCGTCGCCGACCAGGGCTCCAAGCGTGCCGTCGACCAGGCCTTCTCGCCCAGTCTGCTGGGCGCCGGTCCGGTGGCCAGCGCCGAGCATCCCGAGCGCAAGTCGGTGCTCATCGATGCGGCCTTCCTGCTCAGCGACATCCCCGGCTACTCGACCCGGCTGGAGATGGCCTACCGCCTGCCCTACGGCCTGGATCGCTCCAATTCCTTTATCGAGACGGCCCGTGCCGACGAGCGTCTCAGCACCTTGACCGCGCGGGTGCACTTCGCCACGCCGCGCATTCCGGCGCCACCGCTGGTGCCTTCGCCCAGCCCGGTGCCCATGCCCACGCCGCCGGAGGCCGCGCCGGACCCGCGCAGCCTCTTCGTCAGCTATGTCTATAACTTCGCGCAGCTGCCCGAGACCGTGATGGCCACGCGCCAGACCGATCCGCGCCTGGGCCATTTCGCGGAGTCCTTCACCGACCTGGGTGGCGACCTGAAGGCCAATCCGCGTGTGCACTATGTGCAGCGCTGGCGTCTGGAGAAGAAGGACCCGGCGGCGGCCCTGTCCGAGCCGGTGACGCCCATCACCTACTGGCTGGACAAGAACATCCCGGTGCGCTATCGCGCCGCCGTCGAGGCCGGTATCCTCGAATGGAACAAGGCCTTCGAGAAGATCGGTTTCAAGAATGCCGTCGTCGCCAAGCAGCAGCCCGACGACGCCGATTGGGACAATATGGACGCCGGCCATGCCTCGATACGCTGGTTCGTCGGCGCCGACGTGGGCTTTGCCATCGGCCCCAGCCACACCGACCCGCGCAGTGGTGAAATCCTCGACGCCGATATCGGCATGAGCGATGTCTTCGCCCGCGGCTCGCGCCGTCTGATCGTCGAGGATGTGGGCATGAGCAGCGAGCAGCGCCTGGCGCAGATGACGGCCGGCTGGCGCGATGGCAAGGGCGCCCACGCGGCCTTCTGCAGCTATGCCGAGGAGTCGGCGGCGGAGATGGGCTTTGTGCTCGACGTGCTCGAAGCACGTGGTGACATCGCCCCCGACGGCCCCGAGGCCGAGGCCTTCGTCCAGTCGGTGATCAAGGACACCATCATGCACGAGGTGGGTCATACGCTGGGCCTGAAGCACAACTTCAAGGCCAGCACCACGATCACGGAGAAGCAGCTGCAGGACAAGGCCTTCACCGAGGCCAATGGCATTGCCAGCTCGGTGATGGACTACACCGGCTACAACCTTGCGCTGAAGGGCGAGTCGCAGGGCAGCTACCGCAACACCGTGCTCGGTGCCTACGACTACTGGGCGATCGAGTACGCCTACAAGCCGCTCGATCCGGCGGTCGAGGCCGCGGAGCTGGGCAAGATTGCCTCGCGTAGCACCGAGCCGATGCTGGCCTATGCCGACGATGCCGATGCCGGAGGCTTCGGCCCCTACGACGGCATGGACCCGCTGGCCAACCGCTTCGACCTCGGCGCCGATCCGCTGGCCTTCTACAAGAAGCGCCTGAAGCTGTCGCAGGAGTTGTGGGAGCGGGTGCAGAACCGCAAGCCGGAGGTCGGCGACGACCCGTTGCGCCAGCGCCGTGCCTTGATGGGTGGCTTCAATCAGCTGTTCCGGGCCGCCGAACTGGTGGGCAAGTATGTGGGCGGCATGAGCGCGCTGCGCGATCTGCCCGGCTCGACCGGCCGTGCCAGCTTCAAGCCGGTCGACCCGGCCAAGCAGCGCGAGGCGCTGCAGTTCCTGGCCAGCGGCCTGTTCAGTGTTGACAGCTTCCACTTCCGTCCGGAGTTCCTGTCCGGCCTGACGGTGGACTACAACGAGTGGGACCGTGGCGGTCCGCTCGACGTGCCTGCGGCCGTGGCGCGCATCCAGATCGTTGCGATGGACCGCTTGCTGAGCCCCAACACCGCTCGCCGCCTGCTGGACCTGCCCGGCTACGTAGCACCGAACCAGCGCAAGGGCCTGATCTCGCTGAGCGAGGTCTATGCCACCTTGCAGAGCACGGTCTGGGCAGAACTCAAGAGTGGTGCCGAGATCGACCGCATCCGTCGCAATCTGCAGCGCGAGCACCTGAAGCGCCTGCAGGCAGTGCTGACGCGTGCGCCGGCCAGCCTGCCGCCCGATGCGCTGAGCCTGGCGCGCCTGCATGCGGTCGAGCTGCAGACGCAGCTGCGTGCGGCCGTGGGCAAGGGCGGCCTGTCGATCGAAAGCCGCGCCCATCTGGCCGATAGCCTGGGCCAGCTGACGGAGGCTTTGCGCGCGACGATGCAGCGCAGCTGA
- a CDS encoding YqiA/YcfP family alpha/beta fold hydrolase, translated as MTVTVDSPSHLLYLHGFRSSPRSAKAQRMARWVHEQRPELHWACPQLPPSPAQALQLIEDLVAGWPRARMAVMGSSLGGFYATVLAETLGCPAVLLNPAVDPARDLSHHIGEQTAWHAPGEHFFFRPEFVDELRALTPPAITRPERYFAVIAKGDEVLDWREMWARYQQCQVLLLEGSDHGLSDFDDQLPSVLNFLHLNP; from the coding sequence ATGACCGTCACCGTCGACTCGCCCTCCCATCTGCTCTACCTGCACGGCTTTCGCTCCTCGCCCCGCTCGGCCAAGGCGCAGCGCATGGCGCGCTGGGTGCACGAGCAGCGCCCCGAGCTGCATTGGGCCTGTCCGCAGCTGCCGCCGTCGCCGGCCCAGGCGCTGCAACTGATCGAGGATCTCGTGGCCGGCTGGCCCCGGGCGCGCATGGCCGTGATGGGCAGCTCGCTGGGCGGTTTCTATGCCACGGTGCTGGCCGAGACCCTGGGTTGCCCGGCCGTGCTGCTGAACCCGGCGGTCGATCCGGCACGTGACCTGTCTCACCACATCGGCGAGCAGACCGCCTGGCATGCGCCCGGAGAGCACTTCTTCTTCCGCCCCGAATTCGTCGACGAGCTGCGCGCGCTGACGCCGCCGGCCATCACCCGCCCCGAGCGCTACTTCGCCGTCATCGCCAAGGGCGACGAGGTGCTGGACTGGCGCGAGATGTGGGCGCGCTACCAGCAATGCCAGGTCCTGCTGCTCGAGGGCAGCGACCATGGGCTCAGTGACTTCGACGATCAACTCCCCTCCGTCCTCAACTTCCTGCATCTGAATCCATGA
- the fabG gene encoding 3-oxoacyl-ACP reductase FabG encodes MRLQNKVCIITGAAQGIGLATALKFAAEGAIVVACDVKVAAVAEAVAQLRATGAQAQGYPLNVTDREQVDAMVASVLAQFGRIDVLVNNAGITKDARLQKMTLEQFDAVIDVNLRGVFHCAQAVADAMVAQGSGVILNASSVVGIYGNFGQTNYAASKFGVIGFTKTWARELGPKGVRVNAVAPGFVETPILSTIPDKVLDHMREQVPLKRLGKPEEIANVYAFLASDEASYVNGAVLEVSGGMTV; translated from the coding sequence ATGAGACTCCAGAACAAGGTTTGCATCATCACCGGCGCCGCCCAGGGCATAGGCCTGGCCACGGCCCTCAAGTTCGCCGCCGAGGGCGCCATCGTGGTCGCCTGCGACGTCAAGGTCGCGGCCGTGGCCGAGGCGGTGGCCCAGCTGCGCGCCACCGGCGCCCAGGCGCAGGGCTATCCGCTGAACGTCACCGACCGCGAGCAGGTCGATGCGATGGTGGCGAGCGTCCTGGCCCAGTTCGGCCGCATCGACGTGCTGGTCAACAACGCGGGCATCACCAAGGATGCACGGCTGCAGAAGATGACGCTGGAGCAGTTCGACGCCGTCATCGACGTCAACCTGCGCGGTGTCTTCCATTGCGCCCAGGCGGTGGCAGACGCCATGGTCGCCCAGGGCTCCGGCGTGATACTCAACGCCAGCTCGGTGGTCGGCATCTACGGCAACTTCGGCCAGACCAATTACGCCGCCAGCAAGTTCGGCGTGATCGGCTTCACCAAGACCTGGGCCCGCGAGCTGGGGCCCAAGGGCGTGCGCGTCAATGCCGTGGCGCCGGGCTTTGTCGAAACACCCATTCTCTCCACCATCCCCGACAAGGTGCTGGACCATATGCGCGAGCAGGTACCGCTGAAGCGCCTGGGCAAGCCCGAGGAAATCGCCAACGTCTACGCCTTCCTGGCCAGCGACGAGGCCTCGTATGTGAACGGGGCGGTGCTGGAGGTGTCGGGCGGGATGACGGTCTAG
- a CDS encoding NUDIX hydrolase, with the protein MRDAALQELTRYLARFPQEALRLAALRAHMLDPDGEDLFARSTMRGHITASALVLNADHSKLLLIHHRIIGRWLQPGGHVEPGQDLWASACREVAEETGVAPIERLALGPFGAMPVDIDSHAIAANARKGEGAHWHHDFLYLARADDSAALQAQLDEVHAVRWAPLSWLTENDEERWRLVASKLQTLT; encoded by the coding sequence ATGCGTGATGCCGCACTGCAGGAACTGACCCGCTACCTGGCCCGCTTCCCGCAGGAGGCCCTGCGCCTGGCCGCCCTGCGGGCCCACATGCTCGATCCGGACGGCGAAGACCTCTTCGCCCGCTCGACGATGCGCGGCCACATCACGGCCAGCGCCCTGGTGCTCAACGCGGATCACAGCAAGCTGCTGCTGATACACCACCGCATCATCGGCCGCTGGCTGCAGCCAGGCGGCCATGTCGAGCCCGGCCAGGATCTGTGGGCCTCGGCCTGCCGCGAGGTGGCCGAGGAGACCGGTGTGGCCCCTATCGAGCGGCTGGCCCTGGGTCCGTTCGGTGCCATGCCTGTGGACATCGACAGCCATGCCATCGCCGCGAATGCGCGCAAGGGTGAAGGTGCGCACTGGCACCATGACTTCCTCTACCTGGCCCGCGCGGACGACAGCGCTGCGCTGCAGGCCCAGCTCGATGAGGTCCACGCCGTGCGCTGGGCGCCGCTGAGCTGGTTGACCGAGAACGATGAGGAACGCTGGCGCCTCGTTGCCAGCAAGCTGCAAACGCTGACCTGA
- a CDS encoding ABC transporter ATP-binding protein translates to MNKPVVIEMRQVFKTYRLGEHIVPALQGIDLQVRAGELLALTGPSGSGKSTILNLCGLIDAPDRGEILLQGKAVDAHDETGSTLLRRDAIGFIFQNFNLVPVMTVAENVDYPLFLAGVATAERNERVDEALRAVGLLDHAKHRPDALSGGQRQRVAIARALVKRPKLVIADEPTASLDSATADQVLDLMRELAHGQGAAFVIATHDNRLTRRCDRIVALLDGRITHPELIAFGEAA, encoded by the coding sequence ATGAACAAGCCCGTCGTGATCGAGATGCGGCAAGTCTTCAAGACCTACCGCCTGGGCGAGCACATCGTGCCGGCGCTGCAGGGCATAGACCTGCAAGTCCGTGCCGGCGAGCTGCTGGCCCTGACCGGCCCCTCGGGCAGCGGCAAGTCCACGATATTGAACCTTTGCGGCCTGATCGACGCCCCCGACCGCGGCGAGATCCTGCTGCAGGGCAAGGCCGTCGATGCCCACGACGAAACCGGCTCCACCCTGCTGCGCCGCGACGCCATCGGCTTCATCTTCCAGAATTTCAATCTGGTGCCGGTGATGACGGTGGCCGAGAACGTGGACTACCCGCTGTTCCTGGCCGGCGTGGCGACCGCGGAGCGCAACGAGCGCGTCGATGAGGCGCTGCGTGCCGTGGGCCTGCTGGACCATGCCAAACACCGGCCGGACGCCCTGTCCGGCGGCCAGCGCCAGCGCGTGGCGATTGCCCGCGCCTTGGTGAAACGCCCGAAGCTGGTGATTGCCGATGAGCCCACCGCCAGCCTGGACTCGGCCACCGCCGACCAGGTGCTGGACCTGATGCGCGAGCTGGCGCACGGCCAGGGTGCGGCCTTCGTGATCGCGACGCACGACAACCGGCTGACGCGCCGCTGCGACCGCATCGTCGCGCTGTTGGACGGCCGCATCACCCACCCCGAACTGATCGCATTCGGAGAAGCCGCATGA
- a CDS encoding FtsX-like permease family protein, with product MNHLRWLKFAWQNTLRNRRRSLVTVSIAALGTAAILLASGFALATYQGLAQMAARSTGHLIVAKPEQFSKDEDTPLQHGLDDAAALTAQLLADPDVRQVLPRVDFSGLISNGDKSTVMMAVGVDPDAEFAVKGPFLKIKAGEALVSGKEATAEVMLGEGLARSLKAAPGTSLTLLSSTADGALNALDVRVRGVFSTGIPDMDKRLVYTDVLTAQKLLNKPRISSLGVFLRSMEATPGAQARVAAALPQLKVQNWQDQAFFYRSVRELYDRIFGALGLIIFLIVVFVVTNAMAMAIIERTREIGTLRALGTLPGQLLRSLALEGMVLGGGGALVGAAMALGVSLLLYLFPVQMPPPPGRSDGYPLTVAIDPAVYAATLLAMLLLVMLASALVARKTVHKPVVEALAHT from the coding sequence ATGAACCATCTGCGCTGGTTGAAATTCGCCTGGCAGAACACCCTGCGCAACCGCCGCCGCTCGCTGGTGACGGTATCCATCGCCGCCCTGGGCACGGCCGCCATCCTGCTGGCCAGCGGCTTCGCACTCGCCACCTACCAGGGCCTGGCCCAGATGGCGGCCCGCAGCACCGGCCACCTCATCGTCGCCAAGCCCGAGCAGTTCAGCAAGGACGAAGACACGCCGCTGCAGCACGGCCTGGACGACGCCGCCGCGCTGACCGCCCAGCTGCTGGCCGATCCCGATGTGCGCCAGGTCTTGCCCCGCGTCGATTTCAGCGGGCTGATCAGCAATGGCGACAAGTCGACGGTGATGATGGCCGTGGGTGTGGACCCGGACGCCGAGTTCGCCGTCAAGGGTCCGTTCCTGAAGATCAAGGCCGGTGAGGCCCTGGTCAGCGGCAAGGAAGCCACGGCCGAGGTAATGCTGGGCGAAGGCCTGGCACGCAGTCTGAAGGCCGCGCCCGGCACCAGCCTGACCCTGCTGTCCAGCACCGCCGACGGCGCGCTGAATGCGCTGGACGTGCGTGTGCGCGGCGTGTTCTCGACCGGTATCCCGGACATGGACAAGCGCCTGGTCTACACCGATGTGCTGACGGCGCAAAAGCTGCTGAACAAGCCGCGCATCAGCAGCCTCGGCGTGTTCCTGCGCAGCATGGAAGCCACCCCCGGTGCCCAGGCCCGCGTGGCCGCGGCGCTGCCGCAGCTGAAGGTACAGAACTGGCAGGACCAGGCCTTCTTCTACCGCAGCGTGCGCGAGCTCTACGACCGCATCTTCGGCGCCCTGGGCCTGATCATCTTCCTGATCGTCGTCTTCGTCGTCACCAATGCGATGGCCATGGCCATCATCGAGCGCACCCGCGAGATCGGCACCTTGCGTGCTCTAGGCACCCTGCCCGGCCAACTGCTGCGCAGCCTGGCGCTGGAGGGCATGGTGCTGGGCGGTGGCGGGGCGCTGGTCGGCGCTGCCATGGCCCTGGGCGTCAGCCTGCTGCTCTACCTGTTCCCGGTGCAGATGCCGCCGCCGCCGGGCCGCTCCGATGGCTATCCGCTGACCGTCGCCATCGACCCGGCCGTCTATGCCGCGACCCTGCTGGCCATGCTGCTGCTGGTGATGCTGGCCTCGGCCCTCGTCGCGCGCAAGACGGTGCACAAGCCCGTCGTCGAAGCGCTGGCCCATACCTGA
- a CDS encoding outer membrane lipoprotein-sorting protein yields the protein MKTPFVSIALALLGAMAQAQDVPSLLKTADRFRSGGDNMQVDSLVTLHAADGTPEKERRYTVFSQLKHQSLVLMQSPAEKGQKVLMLGDDFWLLMPGSQRPMRITPMQKLLGDASTGDIATLSWSEDYTGTLVGEEKCGDIACLHLSLQASRKSVSYQHIELWLGKARHEPIKADLFVQSDKLAKQARFVMDKGQTLVTEMVLQDQISNKKETRIRYVSRTPRTVPENWLNPMFLARNPSLD from the coding sequence ATGAAAACCCCATTCGTCTCAATCGCGCTGGCCCTGCTCGGTGCCATGGCCCAGGCCCAGGATGTTCCCAGCCTGCTCAAGACCGCCGATCGCTTCCGCAGCGGCGGAGACAATATGCAGGTCGACAGCCTGGTCACCCTGCACGCCGCGGACGGCACGCCGGAAAAGGAGCGTCGCTACACGGTGTTCTCGCAGCTCAAACACCAGTCGCTGGTGCTGATGCAAAGCCCGGCCGAGAAGGGTCAGAAGGTGCTGATGCTGGGCGACGACTTCTGGCTCCTGATGCCAGGCAGCCAGCGGCCGATGCGCATCACGCCGATGCAGAAGCTGCTCGGTGACGCTTCCACCGGCGACATTGCCACGCTGTCCTGGTCCGAGGACTACACCGGCACCCTCGTCGGCGAGGAGAAGTGCGGCGATATAGCCTGCCTGCATCTGAGCCTGCAAGCCAGCCGCAAGAGCGTCAGCTACCAGCACATCGAGCTGTGGCTGGGCAAGGCACGGCACGAACCGATCAAGGCCGACCTGTTCGTGCAATCCGACAAGCTGGCCAAGCAGGCCCGCTTCGTGATGGACAAGGGCCAGACCCTGGTCACCGAGATGGTGCTGCAGGACCAGATCAGCAACAAGAAGGAGACGCGCATCCGCTACGTCTCGCGCACGCCCCGAACCGTGCCCGAGAACTGGCTGAATCCGATGTTTCTGGCCCGCAACCCGAGCCTGGATTGA